The genomic segment TTGCCTGCCACTCGTCGTTTTTCCTCAAAAAGTCACCGCCGTCACGGGCGTGAGCATCACCGTCGAAGACCTCGCTCGCGAGGTGGATTTTTTTGTAAAAAACCTTGATTTTCAAAAAATAAAAGAGGAAACGCTGGCGGGCGAGGAAGTCGCAAAACTCTACGGCTTGCCTGAAAATACGGCCAGTGTGCAAATCGTCACGCTGCAATTGGGCACCGAGAAAATCCAACTCATGGACTTCAGCCCCACCCCGGCCCTCCCCGGTAGGGAGGGAGACTCGCGTCCTGTGCCTCCTGACACTCGTTCGAACGATTTGTGGTTCCAGCACCTCGCCATCGTCGTCAGCGACATGGACGCGGCGTATCAGAGGTTGTTGAAAAACAAAGTCGCGCACGTCAGCACGTCGCCGCAGACTTTGCCTGACTACCTGCCCAATGCCGCCGGCATCGAGGCCTTTTATTTCCGCGACCCGGAAGGCCACAATCTCGAACTCATTTGGTTCCCGACCGATAAAGGCAATCCACGCTGGCAGCCGTCAACTGTGAGCCGCGAACCGTCAACCGTTTTTCTCGGCATTGACCACACGGCCATCGGCATCGCCGACACGGACACGAGCATGGCTTTTTACCGCGACGCGCTGGGGCTTGTTCACAGCGGCCATTCGGAGAATTACGGCACGGAACAGGAGCATCTGAACCAAGTGTTCGGCGCCCGGCTCGACATCAACGGGCTTCACGCGGAGGCAGGCTTCGGTGTGGAATTCCTGCGCTACATCGCCCCGCCCGGTGGCCGCCCTTACCCGACGGACAGCCGACCGACCGACCTTTGGCACTACCAGACTGAATTGGAAGTGGACGATTTGCCGAAGATGCTGGAGAAATTGGAGCACCGAGGTTTTAGAAAAATATCCACAGCCGTCGCCAAAATCGGGAACGCCGAGATGTTCCTCCTGCGCGACCCCGACGGTCATGCGGTGCTGTTGAAATCGCAGGAGAAGAAAAAGAAAGGATAGAATCGTTTTCATATTAGGCTTTTAGGTTTGAGCCGCCTCGCGCAAGTGCGCGAAGGCGGTCTTTTTTTATTTATGAAGCACGAACTCACACTTTCCCAACTCTTCCTCGAAGGTAGGGTATCGCATATACTTCAGCGTCACGCGAATCTTGGTGTCGTTTTCTATGAACTTGCCGAATATTTGCGTGTTCGCCAATTTGCCGTTGATGGGACAGGCAAGCCTTGAGGTAAAAGTTGAATTGGCAGTAGTGTATAAACTGTCCCCGTCTGCCATTTTTATCAAGCCACACCCCGTTTCTTCGTATCCCCATCCTAAGTCAAAACGTACTCTAAGGTTGATATCATTACGCTCGATGATTTCCACAAATATGGTATCCGGGCATGCGCAATGCGCCAGCGATGCGTAGTATTCGTTGGGTTTCAAATCCCGGCACATTCCGTTGCCCACAAACTTGCCGTCGGGGCAGAGGCACTGGTCGTCCACGGAGTTGAACCCTTCGGGGCATTTGTTTTTTTTGCAGGAGGCGAAAGCCAAAACTGCCAATAAAAGGAAGAGGGAACATAGCGAACCCCAATCTGATTTTTCTAAAATGCTCATAATTCTTGTGTTTTGTGGTAAAAGAGCAGCCGCCCGGTCAACTGGGTGGCTGCCTGAATATTTTTTAATCAAGGAAAACTTTGAATGATTTTTTGTCCGATGCCGAGACTGCCTGCACAAGATAAACCCCACTTGCTGCAAAAGGCATCTTTTCCCTAAGGTACTGCCTTAAATCGGGGGGAAGTATTTCTTGGTTGGTTTGAAGCAAAAGTCGGCCAGAGGTATCAAAAACCAACAAGCGGTATGTATTCGGCAATGCCGTCTCGCTTTTGGTTTTCAGCGCTTCCCTATCGTCGCCTTCCCCAATAAGACCGCCGCCGTCCGGACATTCGACGACAGGAACGGACATGGCGTAAATCTCATAAGGTATCTGCGTTGCTCCAGTCCAGGGGTCACTTGGAAATGGCCATGGCGCCCAGGCACCGAGGATAATCCCGACTTCGCGTTTCAGTTCGTCTGTCGTATGCGGGCCTGATTCGGAGCCAAGCACCCAATTGGCGTATTTTTTTGTGCAGCAATACGGCTCTTCCTGGCTGCTAAAACCACCCGGCACATAGCCTGTCAAATAATAGCTGCTCAAAGTCCTGCTCCAGCTATACCATGAGCGCTTGCCGCCTGCCAGCAGGCTCGAATTGCTGAACAAATAGAGATTGATAGGTTGGTTGGGCTGCATATAGACCACTGTATCGCCCCAGCTAGCATTTTCTTCCTTGCAGTTTAGGTTTTCGCAGAAATTTGCAGAATAATAGGGCGTGTTAATCAGGTTGGTGATGCTGCTGGTAAGCCCGTTCAAGCCGAGGTTGAACAGTTGCTGCTGTGTTTGATTGAGTGTATCGCCCGATGAAAGCCCAAAAACCACACCTGCAATATTCAAAGCCAACGTCCCTGCATTAGCCCAGAATTGGGGGTTCACGGTCTGCTCACATTCCGAAGTGGCACGTATCACTTTTCCGCCGCCGCCGGGCACGATAGGTATATTGTTTCCATCACGGCGAATCACAGCAACCGCCACATCTTCCGCAGCCGCCACTGCTTTTTTGCCGCCCCATCCTTCCGGGTGTTTCTCCGCGAAAGCGCACACTTCCGTGTCGTAGCGCCAGTACAACCAAAGCTGTTTGTTGCAAAAGCAATCTGCCGGAACTTGTTGATAATTGGTACACAGCAGATTGTACCGCAAATGGGCATAGTGAGTGCCAACTGTGGCCGTCGAATCGGCCATTCGCATTCTCCAAGTATGCTCTGTCCCGCCCGCCTTTGAGCCTTCGGTCAAAAGAACGTGCCATTTGGCAGGTCCTTTGGAATGCCTGGTCCACCAGTAAGCAGTGTTATCATTGCCGCTTATTTTCTTTTTCGGCTGTGATTCTTTTCTAGGAATAATTTCACCGTTTGCAATATTACCCGGCACGGCGTTCTGTAAAATATTGAACACGAACTTACAGTTGCAGATGGTGGGGGGCATATAGTGGGGCAAAGTTGTGCCGGAGAAAGTGGTTATCGGCTGACCGTTCAGGAAGTATTGCTGTATGAAGTAAACCTTCTCAAAGAAGGCCACGTCTTGGCGGCTTTCTAAAAATTGCCCAAGCGGGGTGGCAGATTCCGCTTGATTTTGGAAATCTCGAATAGCCTTGTAAAGTTCGGGAGAAACTAAGATGGGGTCTTGCGCTTCGGTTTTGGTGTCGATAGTGCCTGCCACCACATATTGCCCGCAGCGGTTCAGCACTTGAATTTCGTACACCTTGTTCGGCAGCAAACTTTGAAATAGTTTCTCCTGACCACCGACGGCAATCGTTGAAAACGAAAACTCGTCGGTTCTTTTGAGACGAACGTCGCCCACATGCTCCGTAAACGTGACATAAGCGACCGGGCCTATCGCATAATGGATAACAGGAGCGAGCCTAACGCCCGGAAAGTCGCAGGTGTCTGCCATTGCTTCCAGAAAATGTTGGTCTTATGGAGCGGGATAGGGTGTTTGCGCTTTTGCCATGTTTACAAAGATAGCTAACATGGTTGCAATCAGGATTGGTTTTTTCATAATCGGCAAAAAATTTTTAGGTGAGAAAAGCGGGTTGAAAAATTTGTCCCCATGGGGCAACTGTGATGCGCATTCACAGCCACAAAAATCAGCCTCCTTTTCACTGGCTTCCAACAACCATAGGTTATACTTTATTCCTTCCCGTTATTTTTTATTCTCTTTGGGAATAATGCAAAAAACCTTCGCTACATTTGCCAACATAACACATCAACTGAACAATCACCTATACGCTGCTTCATGATTTCGTCCCCTGCCGAATTGCTCGACAAAATGCGTCGCTTGCGCAACTATTGCGACCTATCGCAAGAAGCCGTCGCCCGCGAAATGGGCATCAGCCAACCAGCCTACTGCAAATTGGAAAGGGGTCAAACCCGCCTCACCGTCCCCTATCTTCAGGTTTTTGCCGACCTTGTAGGCATCCCGCTGAACGATTTGCTCACCTGCACGATGGACGATCTTATCCACCAAATCAATGACAGGAATTTTTCCGCCCCCCCCCCCGAAAATGAGCGGGCGAACGCATGAAATGTGAGTAGGAATGTCGTAAGTTTGGCGGTTTTCCCGAAAGCCATTTCGCAAACGAAAATAGCCTACTCCACATGAAATTCCTGCTCCCTATCCGCGAAGAATTGACCCCCGAAGCCCTCGAAATCATGGCCGCCTGCGAAGCGAAAGTGGGCTTTGTGCCCAACATCGTGTCCATGCTCGCCTACTCGCCGCCTGCGCTGCGCTCTTACCTGACTTTGTACGGAAATCAAGCGGAAGGCGTGTTCAACGACCAAGAGCGCGAGGCGATTTACCTGCCCGTGTCGCAAGCGAACGGCAGCCCATATTGCCTCGCCGCCCACACCAATTGGGCTAAACTCGCCGGCCTTTCCGAAGAAGAAAACCTCGCCCTCCGCAAAGGCATTCATCACGACGACCCAAAACTCGACTTTCTGGCCCGATTCGGTCGCGCCATCATGGAAACGCACGGCCAAGTGCCGCCCGAACTCATGGACGAGTTCGAGGAACACGGCTACGATGCCCGCGCCTTGCTCGATGTGATTGCCATCGTCGTCGAGTCGGTTTTTTCAAACTTGATTGGAGTGATGATGCGACCTCCGGTGGATTTTCCGGCGGTGAAAGAGGTGTGAGGAGGCATTAAGGGTCATTGGGGGTCATTGGGGGGTATTTTGATGCGTTTGCCCTGTAATACCCCCTCAATGGCCCCTAATGACTCTAATGACCCTCTATGACCCCTAATGACCCTCAATGACTTTAATCACTCCGTTAGCCCTTCCAACACCCGATAAACATCCGTCAGCCGGATGTCGCAGCCGATGGTGTGGAGATGGATTGTGTCAGTCGGGTCGGTGAAAATTTTTACCCGTTGCAGGCCGTTGGCAGGGTCTTCGAGAAAAATCGTTTTGGCCCAAGTTTTTTCAGGCTCGATGAGCAGGTATTCGCGGAAACTTTCGAGTGTGCAGTAGTAGTCGAATTTTTCGCCTTTGTCGTAATCGCGGGTGTCGTCGGAAAGCACTTCCACAATCAGCACGGGGTTGACGATGGCATCGCGGCGTGTTTTCCCGCCGGGTGTCACATAAAATTGCGGCGGTTTGGCGATGACCGTGACATCGGGATAGACGAATTTGCCGAGCGAGGGAAACCATGTTTTCATGTCGCTGTCGAGCACCAAAAAGGGCAATTGGGCAGATTCGATGAGGCTTTTGAGCAGCGAAAAAATTTCGCCTTTGACGAGATTGTGAGCAATATCTCCTCCTGCCATTTCAATAAGTTTTCCGTTATCAAATTCGTGTTTCACCGGCGAACGCGCCTCCGCGTCGAGGTAAGCCTCGGCAGTAAGGACAGGCGTTTCCAACAAAGTGCTTTCCTCGTGCATGACCTTGAATTTTGGCGCAATTTAGTTGATTTCGGCAAAATATCCCGCCTTTTTTCCCAACTGTTACCTGCGTAACGTACCGCCCCCCGCAACGCCCCGACTTTTGTGCCATCAAAATTGAAAAACATTTTTCACCAAACACAAAAGAGCATCAGAACCATGAAAAAATTGATTTTTCTCCTCCTGCCCGCGCTGTCGCTGTTTGCCGCCTGCGTCGGGGCGCAACAGCCCAATCTCGGCAAAGTCGTGGACGGCTACCTCGTCAACGTGGACGAGCAGGGTGTCATCCTGCAAGGCCAAGACGCGGTGAGCCTCCGCGAAGGCAACTCCACGAAAGGCAACGCGCAGTTCCAGACCAAGTACAAAGGCGCGATTTACTACTTCGCCAATGCTGAGAACAAGGCCAAATTCGATGCGAACCCCACGTTCTACGAACCCGAATACGGCGGCTACTGCGCCTACGGCGTGTCGGTCGGTCACCTCGCGCCCATCGAACTGTGGACCTACGACACCACCTATCAAGGCCGCAACATCTACCAGCACAACCAAAAAGCCGTGAACGGCTGGAAAAAAGACATTCCCGGCAACGACGCGCTCGCCAAACAGGAATGGGCGAAGTTTCAGGAAAAGTATGTCAAGAAGGGTTGATTATTTCCCTTTTGTCATGCTGTAAGTATCTGTCCGCTCTACGGCGTACTCTACGTTTGTCATGCTGTAAGTATCTGTCCGCTCTACGGCGTACTCTACGTTTGTCATGCTGTAAGTATCTGTCCGCTCTACGGCGTACTCTACGTTTGTCATCCGCCTTCCGGCGGATGACAAACGTAGAGTACGCCCAAAAAGATAGCCCCCAGACTGTCGGCACTACGTTCTTTTTTAGTCATCTACCCCACATTTACAGGGTTTTAGACATTTCCCGGTATGGGCAGCCGCAGGAGAGTTCGGTAGGTTTGTTGAAAAAATGTTTATGAATAATTTATCCCGACTGGTTTTATCGCTCCTTCTGCCGGCTTTTTTCTTACACACGGCCACTACTCTTTTTGCCCAAAATTCTTTTCAGAAAGTCTATGCTGCCACTGGCATTACCACGAATTCGGGGCAATACGTTCTCCCGGTTGCGGATTCAGGGTACGTTGTGGTGGGTACGGCTCAGGTGCCGGGGCCATTTACTCCGCTCAACTCCTACATCGCAAGAATAGACAAGGACGGCAACGTGCTGTGGTGGAAATTCTACGCGCCACTTTACAATGACATCATTTTCAGGTCTGTGATAGAGGCCAACGACGGCGGCTTCCTCGCGTTCGGTTTTGTCAGATCCGGTATTTCAACTGGGTCGGAAAGGGCGTATGTTTTCAAAACAGACGCGGCTGGCAATTTTCAATGGAGCAAGGCCCTCGTCTTTAATGGCAACGCCATTTGCAATACGGTGCGGTCCGTCCCCGGCGGCTATCTCGTAGCAGGGTGGCAGGATGCTTACACTATCGGGGGGTATTTGGATGCTTGCTTTATCAAAATTGACAACAATGGCAACATCCTTTGGAGCAGAACCTACGGCAGCCTTCAAAAGTCCGCCGGGTTTAGCGATTTTATTGTCGAATCAGATACAATTTATGCCATAGGCGGGGTGGGCGGCACGGCGTTTTTGGGCGCTTTCGATTTGAACAGCGGCGAGCCCTACATGATAAAAAAGTACACGAACCCGCAGGACTCCTCTGTTCCGTGGAACTTCATACGCCCAACCAGCGATGGGCAACTTCTGGTGACTGGCAACATAGGTACTGTCTTCGCAACAGGCATCATCACAAAAATGGGCGTACACAAAATTGGAAAAGACGGCACGGTGATTTTGTCAAAAATGCTGTCTATGAATAACGAAGGCATAGGGGTAGGACATCCTGAAAAAACATCGGACGGCAGTTTTATTATGAGCGGTTCGGTTGGAGTTTCCGGTCAAACGCGGGCAGCATTGGTCAAGATAGATGCGAACGTCAATATCGAAATGGCTTGGCGGTACAACACGCTCGGCCCGCAGTCCAATTTCAGGAAATCCTTTGAAAGCCCCGAAGGCGGTTTTGTCGGCATGGGTTTTTTTGGCAGCAATAGGATGTTGCTGACGAAGACCTTGCCTGATGGGCGGGTGGAAGGTTGCTGCACCGCGCCTTTGTCCATTTTGAAACAAGATTTTTCGTTAACGGCGGCGGATTTGACTGACCTGCAAAGC from the Saprospiraceae bacterium genome contains:
- a CDS encoding helix-turn-helix transcriptional regulator, giving the protein MISSPAELLDKMRRLRNYCDLSQEAVAREMGISQPAYCKLERGQTRLTVPYLQVFADLVGIPLNDLLTCTMDDLIHQINDRNFSAPPPENERANA
- a CDS encoding carboxymuconolactone decarboxylase family protein → MKFLLPIREELTPEALEIMAACEAKVGFVPNIVSMLAYSPPALRSYLTLYGNQAEGVFNDQEREAIYLPVSQANGSPYCLAAHTNWAKLAGLSEEENLALRKGIHHDDPKLDFLARFGRAIMETHGQVPPELMDEFEEHGYDARALLDVIAIVVESVFSNLIGVMMRPPVDFPAVKEV
- a CDS encoding Uma2 family endonuclease, producing MHEESTLLETPVLTAEAYLDAEARSPVKHEFDNGKLIEMAGGDIAHNLVKGEIFSLLKSLIESAQLPFLVLDSDMKTWFPSLGKFVYPDVTVIAKPPQFYVTPGGKTRRDAIVNPVLIVEVLSDDTRDYDKGEKFDYYCTLESFREYLLIEPEKTWAKTIFLEDPANGLQRVKIFTDPTDTIHLHTIGCDIRLTDVYRVLEGLTE
- a CDS encoding VOC family protein codes for the protein MKYFFQEIANILGASYQSCFFCHSVGIRPLYGGKNRARPARRADSSLQDDKHKVHRFVLLLLAFCLPLVVFPQKVTAVTGVSITVEDLAREVDFFVKNLDFQKIKEETLAGEEVAKLYGLPENTASVQIVTLQLGTEKIQLMDFSPTPALPGREGDSRPVPPDTRSNDLWFQHLAIVVSDMDAAYQRLLKNKVAHVSTSPQTLPDYLPNAAGIEAFYFRDPEGHNLELIWFPTDKGNPRWQPSTVSREPSTVFLGIDHTAIGIADTDTSMAFYRDALGLVHSGHSENYGTEQEHLNQVFGARLDINGLHAEAGFGVEFLRYIAPPGGRPYPTDSRPTDLWHYQTELEVDDLPKMLEKLEHRGFRKISTAVAKIGNAEMFLLRDPDGHAVLLKSQEKKKKG
- a CDS encoding YHS domain-containing protein — encoded protein: MKKLIFLLLPALSLFAACVGAQQPNLGKVVDGYLVNVDEQGVILQGQDAVSLREGNSTKGNAQFQTKYKGAIYYFANAENKAKFDANPTFYEPEYGGYCAYGVSVGHLAPIELWTYDTTYQGRNIYQHNQKAVNGWKKDIPGNDALAKQEWAKFQEKYVKKG
- a CDS encoding HYR domain-containing protein; this translates as MNNLSRLVLSLLLPAFFLHTATTLFAQNSFQKVYAATGITTNSGQYVLPVADSGYVVVGTAQVPGPFTPLNSYIARIDKDGNVLWWKFYAPLYNDIIFRSVIEANDGGFLAFGFVRSGISTGSERAYVFKTDAAGNFQWSKALVFNGNAICNTVRSVPGGYLVAGWQDAYTIGGYLDACFIKIDNNGNILWSRTYGSLQKSAGFSDFIVESDTIYAIGGVGGTAFLGAFDLNSGEPYMIKKYTNPQDSSVPWNFIRPTSDGQLLVTGNIGTVFATGIITKMGVHKIGKDGTVILSKMLSMNNEGIGVGHPEKTSDGSFIMSGSVGVSGQTRAALVKIDANVNIEMAWRYNTLGPQSNFRKSFESPEGGFVGMGFFGSNRMLLTKTLPDGRVEGCCTAPLSILKQDFSLTAADLTDLQSGDFPKATEAFDALTEERPFTVADHCPYQPELLFNTLTFCPGDTLLIGGTAYTQPGTVVDTIRPIFDCDTIVTYTLEFVTPPQPSNLNILCPSDITVEVPAGVASAVVTYNNPTALSDCLCGDVAVNMTQGLPSGANFPAGVTQVCHRASDDCGESLSCCFTVRVEQKPADNEACDVKNTPCLKFEILGIFQNPAKQKTYRMRVTNNCSNPLTYTAFQLPNGLVADAPANGSVFAAPSGRTYEVRNPNASPSHSIRFKTIGNGIANGLSDVFEYTLPPQADPTFIHVVARLEPQVFYEAHLNVFDCPVQQASNKSADERSATEGRVRQLLLFPNPAADLLHIDLSAWSGQQVRLQVFDAMGRLALEKMANSGGEIFQLDISGIGSNGFYSIAIIAESGERQMGKFVRAAF